The following proteins are encoded in a genomic region of Nomascus leucogenys isolate Asia chromosome 17, Asia_NLE_v1, whole genome shotgun sequence:
- the UPP1 gene encoding uridine phosphorylase 1 isoform X3: MRKATGKSKGGRERCGLEPGTVVITEQAVDTCFKAEFEQIVLGKRVIRKTDLNKKLVQELLLCSAELSEFTTVVGNTMCTLDFYEGQGRLDGALCSYTEKDKQAYLEAAYAAGVRNIEMESSVFAAMCSACGLQAAVVCVTLLNRLEGDQISSPRNVLSEYQQRPQRLVSYFIKKKLSKA; the protein is encoded by the exons GTCTGGAGCCCGGCACTGTGGTCATAACAGAGCAGGCAGTGGATACCTGCTTCAAGGCAGAGTTTGAGCAGATTGTCCTGGGGAAGCGGGTCATCCGGAAAACGGACCTTAACAAGAAGCTGGTGCAGGAGCTGTTGCTGTGTTCTGCAGAGCTGAGCGAGTTCACCACAGTGGTGGGGAACACCATGTGCACCTTGGACTTCTATGAAG GGCAAGGTCGTCTGGATGGGGCTCTCTGCTCCTACACGGAGAAGGACAAGCAGGCGTATCTGGAGGCAGCCTACGCAGCCGGCGTCCGCAACATCGAGATGGAGTCCTCGGTGTTTGCCGCCATGTGCAGCGCCTGCGGCCTCCAAG CGGCTGTGGTGTGTGTCACCCTCCTGAACCGCCTGGAAGGGGACCAGATCAGCAGCCCTCGCAATGTGCTCAGCGAGTACCAGCAGAGGCCGCAGCGGCTGGTGAGCTACTTCATCAAGAAGAAACTGAGCAAGGCCTGA
- the UPP1 gene encoding uridine phosphorylase 1 isoform X4, whose protein sequence is MQRTLKITSLEPGTVVITEQAVDTCFKAEFEQIVLGKRVIRKTDLNKKLVQELLLCSAELSEFTTVVGNTMCTLDFYEGQGRLDGALCSYTEKDKQAYLEAAYAAGVRNIEMESSVFAAMCSACGLQAAVVCVTLLNRLEGDQISSPRNVLSEYQQRPQRLVSYFIKKKLSKA, encoded by the exons GTCTGGAGCCCGGCACTGTGGTCATAACAGAGCAGGCAGTGGATACCTGCTTCAAGGCAGAGTTTGAGCAGATTGTCCTGGGGAAGCGGGTCATCCGGAAAACGGACCTTAACAAGAAGCTGGTGCAGGAGCTGTTGCTGTGTTCTGCAGAGCTGAGCGAGTTCACCACAGTGGTGGGGAACACCATGTGCACCTTGGACTTCTATGAAG GGCAAGGTCGTCTGGATGGGGCTCTCTGCTCCTACACGGAGAAGGACAAGCAGGCGTATCTGGAGGCAGCCTACGCAGCCGGCGTCCGCAACATCGAGATGGAGTCCTCGGTGTTTGCCGCCATGTGCAGCGCCTGCGGCCTCCAAG CGGCTGTGGTGTGTGTCACCCTCCTGAACCGCCTGGAAGGGGACCAGATCAGCAGCCCTCGCAATGTGCTCAGCGAGTACCAGCAGAGGCCGCAGCGGCTGGTGAGCTACTTCATCAAGAAGAAACTGAGCAAGGCCTGA